The DNA window GACCCTCattcctctccccagccctacTCAGAGACCCCCCCAACCCTGGGGCCTGCCTGGGGACCCCACTAGGTCCTATCCAGGGACCCCCTCCTAGGCCCTGCTTAATGCCCCCCTCACCCCTAGGCCCTACTTGGGGCCTCCTCACTACTCCAGCCCCTATCCAGCCCCCCCGCTAGGCCCTGCTTAATGCCTCCCTCACCCCTTGGGCCTACCTGGGGCCTCCCCACTACTCCAGACCCTACCCAGGTCCCCCCCTAGGCCCTGCTTAATGCCTCCCTCACCCCTTGAGCCTACCTGGGGCCTCCCCACTACTCCAGACCCTATCCAGGACCCCCCCTAGGCCCTGCTTAGGGATCGCCCTTCACCCCTAggccctgtctgctccccgctcctGCTTGGGGACACTCCCTCCAACTCTAGGCCCCCCCAGGCGCTGCTTAGGGACCCCTCTTCACCCCTGGGTCTTACCTAGAGCCCCCCACTTCTCAGCTCTAGGGCCTAcctgccccccaccctgcctcAGGCCTTGGGGACCCCTCCGACCCACTAGGACACGACACGACACGACACGACACGACACGACACGACACGACACGACACGACACGACACGACACGACACGACACGACACGACACGACACGACACGACACGACACCCTAGCCCAGACCCCACTCGTgacctccccccccctcctcgaCCTCCCGCGGCCCCTTTAAGAgcgcgcggccccgcccccgcgcgcGATGACGCCGCCTGCGCGCAGCTCGCGCTTcctgccccgccccgctcccggccccgccccccccccgcggccGCGGTGACACCGAGGAGGAAGCGCGCGGCGCGGGCACAGCGGGAGAagtcgccgccgccgccggagccAGCGCCGCCATGAACGGCAAAGGCAAGGACCGGGCCGCgccctcccccacccccttttACCGGCAGCGCCCCCACACCCCAACTCCGGGCCGCGCCGTCCCCGGGACGCGGCGCCTTTAAGGGCGGCGCCGCAGCGCGTGACCGCGCgagcgggccggggccgcgcgggcggcgggcggccaatgggagcggggcgggggggcggttCCTCCGGGTCGCCATGGAGCCGCGCGCCTCGGCGCGGCCTTAACCCTGTGAGTGCCGAgctccggggggggggggggacacccccgTCCTGTGACGTAGGGGGACCCACGCGTGACGTAAGGGGTGTTCATTGCATGCGGTAGAGCGAGCTGAGGCGGGGGAGACCCCGCTGCTGACGTAGGGGATCCCCCGGTGACGTAAGGGGGACCCCGGTAGGTGTCTGGGGGAGCTGGAGTGCGAGAGACCCTCCCACGCGTGACGCAAGGGGGAGGACCCCATTAGATGGGGGGTGCTGAGGTGGGGGAGACCCCCCTGCTGACGTAGGGGATCCCCCAGGTGACGTAAGAGGGACCCCTGTAGGTGTCGGGGGGAGCTGGAGTGCGAGAGACCCCCCACGTGTGACGCAAAGGGGGGATCCTATTAGATGGGGGGGGGGTACTGAGGTGGGGGAGACCCCTCTGATGACGTAGGGGATCCCTGGCTGACGTCAGAAGGGACCCGCCCTTTTATGGCAGGGTGTGGGGGACCCCGTGGGTGATGTAATAAGGGGGAGACCTCCCCCCCCGCAGTGATGTAATGGGGGGCTCGTAGGGGGTGGGGGAGAACCCCTGCACCGCAGGGGGGACCCTTGGGTGGCAGCtgtgggggcagctgggggtgaCACCCGGGACCCCCTGGGTGACATGGTGGGGGGGCCCACAGGGGGGTGTTGGTGTGGGTGAGACCCCTTTGTTCCAGGGGAGGGGACCCCATCTGGGGGAGCTGGATCAGGGGGACCCCCGAGGGGCCAACATGGGGGGGAGCTGAAGGGGTTGGGACCCCCTGAAAGGCcgaggctggggtgggggggggagcagggtagggggcacccatggggggggggctggtgtGGCCTCGGCGGTGTAacggggggggggctggggggacccCAGCACCATGTCCTGATCCCAGAGGAAGGGGCCCGATTCAGAGCTCGTTAAAGCCCCTCGGCTTCGTCAGAGCGGAGGCGATTTCTGCCCAGGgtcagggggacgtggggggcgAACCCTCACCCCAACGCCACCTCGTCTttgccccccaaaaaaccacgaaaggccccggggcggggcgggggggcagtTATCAGAGCTGGTTTGGTTTCGGTTTCGGTTTACGAATTAGCGAGTCTGAGCACTGGCTGCCagaataatttgatttattatgattatttttttttctttgccttctcgctgctcctgctgcccccaaaGGATGTTTTAACTCTCGGTTTTGCTTTTGCCGTGGACTGAAATGTCGAAATCTGGGCAGGGGCAGCCGGGTGTCTGCGCTCAGGGGTGACGATCACCTTGGGAATATCACAACTTAATTACGTACGGATGCTTCTAGAGCTGATAATCCCTTCTGATCATTAAGAAATGGGGCTTTcgacaaaaaaaccacaacttgTCAGCATCTCGTCCGGCTTCGTTCCTGTCTCGGCCTCAATTCTCCTCTTCTCTTGCAGGACAATACCCCACGCAGCCGTCCTACCCCGTCCAGTCTCCTGCCAACGCCGCCGTGTACCCCCAGACTCTGCCCCTTCCGCAGCCGCCGCCCTACACGGACGCACCCCCTGCTTATTCCGAGGTACGTGAGATGCTTCTCTGAAAGCTCCGTTTTCTCCTGGACcccctctgaaagaaaaaaaaaaagataatttctgaaaaagtttATAGCTGcggggtttgttttatttttcctggagGAACTTGTttgctgggcagcagctgaTCCCCAGGTTCTTCTGAGATCTGAATCATCTGCTCAAAGTGCAAACGTTGTTCGAAGCTGCCCCTTGAGTTAAGGTGACACATTCAGCTCACCTGGAGCTGTAAAACACGTCTGTGACggcttgtgtcagcactagtgtggccagcaggaccagggcagggatcgtccccctggactcggcactggtgaggccgcacctcgaatcctgggtgcagttttgggcccctcacgacaagagagaccttgaggtgctggagcgagtccagagaagggcaacgaaggtggtgaagggtctggagcacaaggagaagggtctggagagcttgtgaggagcggctgagggacatgggggtgtttagcctggagaaaaggaggctgaggggagaccttctcgctctctacaactgcccgaaaggagggtgtagcgaggtgggggtcggtctcttctcccaaggaacaagatgggatgagaggaaacagcctcaagttgccccaggggaggtttagattggaaatcagggacaatttcttccccaaagggttgccaggcattggaacaggctgcccagggcagtggtggagtccccatccctggggggatttaaaagccgtgtagatgtggtgctgagggccatgggttagtggtggccttggcagtgctgggttaacggttggactcgatgaccttaaaggtccttcccaaccaaaaccattccgtgattcgatgattctatgaGTGGGGGAAAACCATCTCCAACAGTGGGGCAAAATGTCCTTGTACCGTACTCCAAAGCAAACGCTCAGGGAAGGTGAGCAGGAGGGTGAAAGTCTACGTCGGGGCGAGTGCCTTGGCAGCGAGGCTGAGTAATCAACTGGGTGTGGGGAATAACGAGGCCCTAAACTTGCTTACAcggctttttgtttttcccccagctttaccGTCCCAGCTTCGTGCCGCTGGGAGCTGCCACCGTACCTACGATGTCTGCCGCGTATCCGGGTGCTTCCGTCTTCCTGCCCGTGGCCCAGTCTGTGGCTGTGGGTCCCATCGGCTCCTCGGTCCCCATGGCCTATTACCCCGTAGGACCGGTTTATCCTCCGGGCTCCACGGTCCTTGTTGAAGGTGGTTTTGATGCTGGAGCAAGGTTTGGGGCTGGTGGAACCGCCAACATCCCTGTAAGTATAAATGTAGCCTCAAAACCCTGCGTGCTTCAGTGTTAGAGGTTTGGAGATGGTAGCGGGGGAGAAGATCATAGAATCGCAGAACaattgggttggaagggaccttaaagcccgtctcgttccaacccccctgccacaggtagggacaccttccaccagaccaggttgctccaagccccatccaacctggccttgaacactgccagggagggggcagccacagcttctctgggcaacctgggccagggtctcaccaccctcacagcaaacaatttcttcctgatatctcatcccaatctcccctctttcagtttaaaaccgttccccctcatcccatcactccatgcccttgtcaaaagcccctctccagctttcctgtagccccttcaggtgctggaaggtgctggaaggtctccctggagccttctcttctccaggctgaacagccccaactctctcagcctgtctccagagcagaggggctccagctcTTAAGATGTCCTTTGTTTTCTGGGAGAACCATATTTCTTACCTGATCCATCATTTGGGAGAAGAGTAGGCTCCAACTTTCATGCTGAAGGTTTGCTGTCCCAGGCCAACCTGTGGCTCTGGAGCTGTGTAAGCTCGTAGATGGTTCTGGCTCATGGCAAAACCATTGCGTGGCCAGTGCTAGCCCCGATTCGGCCTGAGGGCCGTGGCATAATGCACTTCAGGAGGAGGCAAGCAAGTAGGGCTGCTTAGTGACCCAACTTTCCCTGGCCCCAAACGCAGACTTGGCCTCTTCCCATGCTACGGTGAAGCTGTGGGAGATTCCTGCTCCCCCGGACTTTCCACCCATGGCTCAGGGCCATGTGAAGGTCTTGTCCCACGGCTCACAGGCTCCTCTGTGTGGGCAAAGAGCCAGGGTCAGTCATATGGGTGGTGGGCTCTGAAAAGAGAGGGCAGGGCACGGACGAGGAACCGAGCGTTTCACACCAGCTCCTGGACTCTTGCTTGGTCTTTGCTTGGTGACAAGTGACAGGGACATCGACTGTAAGTTCACAGgcgacaccaagttgggtgggagtgttgatgtgctggagggcaggaagggtctgcagaggggtatggacaggctggatcgatgggccgaggccattgtatgaggttcaacaaggccaagtgttgggtcctgcactttgggcacaacaaccccccacaccgctacaggctgggggaagagtggctggaaagctgcccgggggaaaaggacctgagggtgttggtcaatgggtggctggatatgagccagcagtgtgcccaggtggccaagaaggccaccagcatcctggcttgtatcagcactagtgtggccagcaggactagggcagggatcgtcccccgGTACTTggcactgctgaggctgcacctcgaatcctgggtgcagttttgggcccctcacgacaagagAGACCTTGaagtgctggagcgagtccagagaagggcaacgaaggtggtggATGGTCTGTAGAACAAGACTTAGGAGGAGTGTCTGAGGGATCTggaataggacaagaggaaacggcctcaagttgccccaggggaggtttagattggagatcagggacaatttcttccccaaagggttgtcaagcgctggaacaggctg is part of the Nyctibius grandis isolate bNycGra1 chromosome 11, bNycGra1.pri, whole genome shotgun sequence genome and encodes:
- the DAZAP2 gene encoding DAZ-associated protein 2 encodes the protein MNGKGQYPTQPSYPVQSPANAAVYPQTLPLPQPPPYTDAPPAYSELYRPSFVPLGAATVPTMSAAYPGASVFLPVAQSVAVGPIGSSVPMAYYPVGPVYPPGSTVLVEGGFDAGARFGAGGTANIPPPPPGCPPNAAQLAVMQGANVLVTQRKGNFFLGGSDGGYTIW